One Thiocapsa sp. genomic window carries:
- the bchC gene encoding chlorophyll synthesis pathway protein BchC, with protein MNLDTLAVVLDQPESLALKPLTLTPPGDADVMVAIEWSGISTGTERLLWSGRMPSFPGMGYPLVPGYESVGRVTWAGARSGLEVGQRVFVPGARCYNEARGLFGGAASLIVIPGERAVPVSDALGEDAVLLALAATAHHAIGGLNAGPVDLIIGHGVLGRLVARIAALVEGARPTVWETNPERAQGAEGHGYRVVAPDQDHRTDYRRICDVSGDSGILDTLIARMAPGGEVVLAGFYSQPLTFSFPPAFMRETRIQVAAEWRPPDIVAVKQLVDSGRLSLDGLITHREPATRADAAYRTAFGDPNCLKMVLDWRSIS; from the coding sequence TTGAACCTCGATACCCTCGCCGTCGTTCTCGATCAGCCTGAATCCCTCGCGCTCAAACCGCTGACACTCACCCCGCCGGGCGACGCGGATGTCATGGTCGCGATCGAATGGAGCGGAATCAGCACGGGCACCGAGCGTCTGCTCTGGTCCGGGCGCATGCCGAGCTTCCCCGGCATGGGCTATCCCTTGGTGCCCGGCTACGAATCGGTCGGCCGTGTGACTTGGGCCGGCGCTCGGTCGGGTCTCGAGGTCGGCCAGCGCGTCTTCGTGCCCGGAGCGCGCTGCTACAACGAGGCGCGCGGTCTGTTCGGCGGAGCGGCCTCCCTGATCGTGATCCCCGGCGAGCGCGCCGTGCCGGTCAGCGATGCGCTCGGGGAGGATGCCGTCCTGCTCGCGCTGGCGGCGACCGCTCATCATGCGATCGGCGGCCTGAATGCCGGCCCCGTCGACCTCATCATCGGACACGGCGTGCTGGGTCGACTGGTGGCGCGGATCGCTGCACTTGTCGAAGGCGCTCGCCCCACGGTCTGGGAAACCAATCCGGAGCGTGCGCAAGGCGCCGAAGGTCACGGCTATCGGGTCGTTGCGCCGGATCAGGACCACCGCACGGACTATCGGCGCATCTGCGACGTCAGCGGCGACTCGGGAATCCTCGACACCCTGATCGCACGTATGGCGCCGGGCGGGGAGGTCGTCCTCGCCGGTTTCTACAGCCAACCCCTGACCTTCTCGTTCCCGCCGGCCTTCATGCGCGAGACGCGCATCCAGGTCGCCGCCGAATGGCGTCCGCCGGATATCGTCGCGGTCAAGCAGCTGGTGGATTCGGGACGTCTTTCGCTCGACGGGCTCATCACCCATCGCGAGCCCGCAACCCGTGCCGATGCGGCCTATCGTACCGCCTTCGGTGACCCCAACTGTCTGAAAATGGTCCTGGATTGGAGATCGATCTCGTGA
- a CDS encoding chlorophyllide a reductase iron protein subunit X, producing the protein MATPSIKETQIIAIYGKGGIGKSFTLANLSYMMAQQGKKVLLIGCDPKSDTTTLLFGGRACPTILGTSGEKKRAGDKVSIGDVCFKRDGVFAMELGGPDVGRGCGGRGIIHGFELLEGMGFHEWDFDYVLLDFLGDVVCGGFGLPIARDLCQKVIVVGSNDLQSLYVANNVCSAVEYFRGLGGNVGVAGMVINKDDGTGEAQAFAEAVEIPILATIPAHDEIRRKSANYEIIGRPGDRWGPLFEELATNVGLAPPIHPKPLDQDGLLGLFTGDVVGRHVVLEPASPEDMCSAATFKKPSLEVIYDDV; encoded by the coding sequence ATCGCCACGCCTTCCATCAAGGAGACCCAGATCATCGCGATCTACGGGAAGGGCGGCATCGGCAAGAGCTTCACGCTGGCCAACCTCTCCTACATGATGGCGCAACAGGGCAAGAAGGTCCTGTTGATCGGCTGCGACCCCAAAAGCGACACCACGACCCTGCTGTTCGGCGGGCGTGCCTGTCCCACCATCCTGGGGACCTCGGGCGAGAAGAAACGCGCGGGCGACAAGGTCTCCATCGGCGACGTCTGCTTCAAGCGCGACGGTGTCTTCGCGATGGAGCTGGGCGGCCCGGACGTCGGTCGAGGCTGCGGCGGTCGCGGCATCATCCACGGTTTCGAGCTGCTCGAAGGCATGGGCTTCCACGAGTGGGACTTCGATTATGTCCTGCTGGATTTCCTCGGCGACGTGGTCTGCGGCGGCTTCGGTCTGCCGATCGCGCGCGACCTTTGTCAGAAGGTGATCGTGGTCGGATCGAACGACCTGCAATCGCTCTATGTCGCCAACAACGTCTGCTCGGCGGTCGAGTATTTCCGCGGACTCGGCGGCAACGTCGGTGTGGCGGGCATGGTGATCAACAAGGACGACGGCACCGGCGAGGCTCAAGCCTTTGCCGAGGCGGTCGAGATCCCGATCCTGGCGACCATCCCGGCGCACGACGAGATCCGGCGAAAGAGCGCAAATTACGAGATCATCGGCCGACCGGGCGATCGCTGGGGTCCGCTGTTCGAAGAGTTGGCGACCAACGTGGGCCTAGCGCCGCCGATCCATCCGAAACCCCTCGATCAAGACGGCCTGCTGGGTCTCTTCACGGGCGATGTGGTCGGTCGTCATGTGGTGCTCGAGCCGGCGTCGCCCGAGGACATGTGCAGTGCTGCGACCTTCAAGAAACCCTCGCTCGAGGTGATCTACGACGATGTCTGA
- the pufB gene encoding light-harvesting antenna LH1, beta subunit encodes MAEAKNLSGLSDEQAKEFHEHWKHGVWSWVSIATVVHVVTWVYQPWF; translated from the coding sequence ATGGCCGAAGCCAAGAATCTCTCGGGCCTGAGCGACGAGCAAGCAAAAGAGTTTCATGAGCACTGGAAGCATGGCGTCTGGAGTTGGGTCTCAATCGCCACTGTCGTTCATGTGGTGACTTGGGTCTATCAGCCCTGGTTCTAA
- the pufA gene encoding light-harvesting antenna LH1, alpha subunit, protein MQVPYLMADPSIAKPDHPEEDWKIWTVVNPAVWMVPFFFILFIQMWMIHTYALSLPGYGFKDSVRVAAPVALVAPAPQAE, encoded by the coding sequence ATGCAAGTCCCTTATCTGATGGCTGACCCATCCATTGCGAAGCCTGATCATCCAGAAGAAGACTGGAAGATCTGGACCGTGGTCAACCCGGCCGTTTGGATGGTCCCGTTCTTTTTCATCCTCTTCATTCAGATGTGGATGATTCACACCTACGCGCTGAGCCTGCCGGGCTACGGCTTCAAGGATTCCGTGCGAGTTGCTGCACCAGTCGCACTCGTTGCGCCTGCACCGCAGGCCGAATAA
- a CDS encoding polyprenyl synthetase family protein has product MDPTTRIEQALAAALESVTTSSCPPRLAEAVRHAVFPGGARVRPRLCLAVAAACGSRDVEAADAAGASIELLHCASLVHDDLPCFDDSPLRRGLPSVHRAYGEPLAVLAGDALIVLAFENLARVLGNSPERLAPLLMTVSRAVGMPSGIVAGQAWECEPKVSVADYHRAKTGALFAAATAAGAQVAGADADAWRVVGDKIGEAYQVADDLRDVAASAQEVGKPVGRDAVLNRPSAAGELGVDGAVALLRGLVKGAIDAIPPCPGSAQLTEVLMSESRHIMPKGLADRV; this is encoded by the coding sequence ATGGATCCAACCACGCGAATCGAGCAAGCATTGGCAGCGGCCTTGGAGTCGGTGACGACGTCGTCCTGTCCGCCCAGGCTTGCAGAGGCGGTTCGCCATGCCGTTTTCCCGGGCGGTGCGCGCGTGCGACCGAGGCTCTGCTTGGCCGTCGCTGCGGCGTGCGGCAGCCGCGATGTCGAGGCGGCGGATGCAGCGGGCGCCTCCATCGAGCTGCTGCACTGCGCGTCTCTGGTCCATGACGATCTGCCCTGTTTCGACGACTCCCCGTTGCGCCGCGGTTTGCCCTCGGTCCATCGGGCCTATGGCGAGCCGCTGGCCGTGCTGGCGGGCGATGCCTTGATCGTCCTCGCCTTCGAGAATCTGGCCCGCGTCTTGGGCAACAGCCCCGAGCGTTTGGCGCCCCTTCTGATGACCGTCAGCCGTGCCGTCGGGATGCCGTCCGGCATCGTCGCCGGGCAGGCTTGGGAGTGCGAGCCCAAGGTGTCGGTTGCAGATTATCACCGGGCGAAGACAGGCGCGCTCTTTGCCGCTGCAACCGCCGCCGGCGCTCAAGTGGCCGGCGCCGATGCCGATGCCTGGCGGGTGGTCGGCGACAAGATCGGCGAAGCCTACCAGGTCGCGGACGATCTGCGCGACGTGGCCGCGAGTGCGCAAGAGGTCGGCAAGCCGGTCGGTCGCGATGCAGTGCTCAATCGCCCGAGCGCAGCAGGCGAGCTCGGTGTGGACGGCGCGGTCGCGTTGCTTCGCGGTCTGGTCAAGGGTGCCATCGATGCGATCCCGCCATGTCCGGGCTCCGCGCAGCTGACCGAGGTCCTGATGTCGGAATCGCGCCATATCATGCCGAAGGGCCTCGCCGATCGCGTTTAA
- the crtY gene encoding lycopene beta-cyclase CrtY, with the protein MTTQEQPRVDADYLLVGGGLQNALILMALAKRRPDASIILLERDAGIGGNHIWSFQARDLPESAFDWAVPLIEYEWPGYQLFFKESTRWVKGAYRSLSSDHLDRVVRAVADASSRIELRFNADVRQVLAEEVELADGSRLRGRVVIDARGPEQGGNSPGGGYQKFVGLECHLSRPAPTTVPILMDSRCRQRDGFRFFYILPFAADRVLIEDTYFSNRPDLDVDAIRASILAEAPDFGLEVDAVLRTEVGVLPMPALSTFHPKSRGPIVAGYAGGWFNPSTGYSLAAASRLAEHLSKTPFDDLFGRDWRRLTRYLRRQSIFLAALNLLMFRWFHDDKRRRLMERFYLLPDAVIHRFFAMETTLVDWWRIMYVGAPWTPKGRGRRARTPEQP; encoded by the coding sequence ATGACCACCCAGGAACAGCCGCGGGTCGATGCCGATTATCTGCTTGTCGGCGGTGGCCTTCAGAATGCACTCATCTTGATGGCCCTCGCCAAGCGGCGGCCGGATGCATCGATCATCTTGCTCGAGCGCGACGCCGGAATCGGCGGCAATCATATCTGGTCCTTCCAAGCCCGCGATCTGCCGGAGTCGGCCTTCGATTGGGCCGTCCCGCTGATCGAGTATGAGTGGCCGGGCTATCAGCTGTTCTTCAAGGAGTCCACGCGGTGGGTCAAGGGGGCTTATCGATCGCTGAGCTCCGATCATCTCGATCGGGTCGTGCGTGCTGTCGCCGACGCGTCATCGCGGATTGAGCTGCGGTTTAATGCCGACGTGCGCCAGGTGCTGGCTGAGGAGGTCGAGCTTGCGGATGGCTCGCGGTTGCGCGGCCGCGTGGTGATCGATGCGCGCGGGCCGGAGCAAGGCGGAAACAGTCCGGGCGGCGGTTATCAGAAGTTCGTTGGTCTCGAATGTCACCTCAGCCGTCCCGCGCCGACGACAGTGCCGATCCTGATGGATTCACGCTGTCGGCAGCGTGACGGCTTTCGCTTCTTCTATATCCTGCCGTTCGCTGCGGATCGGGTGCTGATCGAAGATACCTATTTCTCCAATCGCCCGGATCTGGATGTCGATGCCATCAGAGCGTCCATTTTGGCCGAGGCGCCTGACTTCGGCTTGGAGGTCGACGCGGTCTTGCGCACCGAGGTCGGCGTCTTGCCGATGCCGGCGCTCAGCACCTTTCATCCCAAGTCCCGCGGGCCGATCGTGGCGGGCTATGCCGGGGGTTGGTTTAATCCGAGCACGGGCTATTCATTGGCGGCGGCCTCGCGCTTAGCCGAGCATCTGTCGAAAACGCCCTTCGACGACCTCTTTGGTCGTGATTGGCGTCGCTTGACGCGCTACCTGCGCCGCCAGTCGATCTTCCTTGCCGCGCTGAATCTGCTGATGTTCCGCTGGTTCCATGACGATAAGCGGCGGCGCTTGATGGAGCGCTTCTATTTGCTGCCAGACGCGGTTATCCACCGGTTCTTTGCGATGGAAACGACCTTGGTCGATTGGTGGCGGATCATGTACGTCGGTGCCCCTTGGACACCAAAGGGCCGGGGACGCCGTGCGCGGACCCCGGAACAGCCCTAA
- the bchY gene encoding chlorophyllide a reductase subunit Y yields MCPAFGALRVGLRMRRTAMVLAGSGCCVYGLTFTSHFYGARRSVGYVPFDSETLVSGALFEDVREAVLKLADPEHYDTVVVINLCVPTASGVPLRLLPKALNGVRILGIDVPGFGVPTHAEAKDVLAGAMLQYARTEAEQGPVQAPRGGRSERPTVTLLGEMFPADPVGIGMMLEPMGLAPGPVVPTREWRELYGALDCRVAAAIHPQYAASAREFALAGRPVVGSAPVGCEGTASWLDAIGAACGIAQAKVDLAKNKILPAIAGALSGSPIKGRVTVSGYEGSELLVARLLIESGADVPYVGTACGRTPWSEADLAWLESRGVPVQFRASLEQDIAAVKALEPDLAIGTTPVVQAAKEMSIPALYFTNLISARPLMGPAGAGSLAQVINTALANRHRFTAMRSFFEGVGVGETCGIWDQPPVSVAAPAPSPVVKPL; encoded by the coding sequence ATGTGTCCGGCGTTCGGCGCCTTGCGTGTCGGGCTGCGGATGCGGCGCACGGCGATGGTGCTCGCCGGCTCGGGCTGTTGTGTCTACGGTCTGACCTTCACCTCGCACTTCTACGGCGCGCGTCGCTCGGTTGGCTATGTGCCCTTCGACTCGGAGACGCTGGTCTCGGGCGCACTCTTCGAGGACGTGCGCGAGGCGGTGCTCAAGCTCGCCGATCCGGAGCACTATGATACCGTCGTGGTGATCAATCTCTGTGTGCCGACCGCCTCGGGTGTACCGCTGCGTCTCCTGCCCAAAGCGCTCAACGGCGTGCGCATCCTCGGGATCGACGTGCCCGGATTCGGGGTGCCGACCCATGCCGAGGCGAAGGATGTGCTCGCCGGTGCGATGCTGCAGTATGCGCGCACGGAGGCCGAGCAAGGACCGGTGCAGGCACCGCGTGGCGGTCGCAGCGAGCGGCCGACCGTGACCCTGCTCGGGGAGATGTTCCCGGCCGATCCGGTGGGGATCGGGATGATGCTCGAGCCGATGGGGCTGGCACCCGGCCCGGTCGTGCCGACCCGCGAGTGGCGCGAGCTTTACGGGGCGCTCGATTGTCGGGTTGCCGCGGCGATTCACCCTCAATACGCCGCGAGCGCACGCGAGTTTGCTCTGGCGGGTCGCCCCGTCGTCGGCTCGGCACCGGTCGGGTGCGAAGGGACCGCAAGCTGGCTCGATGCGATCGGAGCGGCCTGCGGGATCGCACAGGCCAAGGTCGATCTGGCCAAGAACAAGATCCTGCCGGCCATCGCCGGTGCCCTCTCGGGCAGTCCGATCAAGGGCCGGGTGACGGTCTCCGGTTACGAGGGGTCCGAACTGCTGGTCGCGCGTCTGCTGATCGAGTCCGGCGCGGACGTCCCCTATGTCGGCACCGCCTGCGGGCGCACCCCCTGGTCCGAAGCGGATCTGGCCTGGCTGGAGTCACGCGGGGTGCCGGTTCAGTTCCGTGCGTCGCTGGAGCAGGACATCGCGGCGGTGAAGGCGCTGGAGCCGGATCTTGCGATCGGGACCACGCCGGTCGTGCAGGCGGCCAAGGAGATGAGCATCCCGGCGCTCTACTTCACGAATCTCATCTCGGCGCGTCCGCTGATGGGTCCCGCGGGTGCCGGTTCTCTGGCGCAGGTCATCAATACGGCGCTGGCCAATCGGCATCGCTTCACCGCCATGCGCAGCTTCTTCGAGGGCGTGGGCGTGGGCGAGACCTGCGGGATCTGGGATCAGCCGCCCGTTTCTGTCGCCGCGCCCGCCCCATCCCCAGTCGTCAAGCCGCTATGA
- a CDS encoding FAD-dependent oxidoreductase, giving the protein MHRRHFIRNVGLITVAGTALGTAGLYAIQPRRSTLPFASDNNAALPLSPSTRKRVVVVGGGLAGIAASYELAKRGFDVTLVERSSNLGGRLTGWDVDVNGETMATEHGFHGFFNQYYNLNGLLAENGLRDNFKPVLDYPVIFKDPAKGTESFTNTTTLFPFNLFAVVNQAKSVSLLDFNNPTGRLYEVMRYDPVKTFARLDDLDFKTFCERVNKPMVDTIIEPFAHTSFNQFHRYSTAEGIKFFHFFFLGNPDGMGYDQTIDDAMTSVITPLTNALTELGVRVTTGAEVDRLVAQDGRISKIILKRPGAILGAEHSIDAAAIGTDWTPFWNGPNLYYAKRDAQGEIQGVSGRCTHMGCPVGLDAATGGFACPCHGAKYDSNGVPTVGPTIVPLIELDATPIPDGQVKLSARPEQSNIELEADYVVLACDVPGVKAIIAQSELSSPELVSSVERLGVADPYIVWRLWLDGECPPMAVPFYTVSGWRYTDSIAIYSQMQPESEDWARRHTGSIIELHAYAVEPENVIDEAEIKRIMRAELDELIPALEGAEIVYDIYTMQENFPRWAPGDYAGRPGVQTPIDNLFLAGDYLRLEVPANLMEAATMTGRMAANQVLVAEGLRENPIPTVDPKGPLAL; this is encoded by the coding sequence ATGCACCGTCGCCACTTCATTCGAAATGTTGGGCTCATCACCGTCGCGGGCACCGCGCTCGGCACCGCTGGCTTGTACGCCATCCAGCCGCGGCGCTCTACCCTGCCCTTTGCCTCAGACAATAATGCAGCGCTCCCACTGAGCCCGAGCACACGCAAGCGGGTGGTGGTGGTCGGCGGCGGACTCGCCGGCATTGCCGCGAGCTATGAGCTCGCCAAGCGCGGCTTCGACGTCACCCTGGTCGAGCGCTCCAGCAACCTCGGTGGGCGGCTCACGGGCTGGGATGTCGACGTGAACGGCGAGACCATGGCCACGGAGCACGGCTTTCATGGCTTCTTCAATCAATACTACAACCTCAATGGGCTACTCGCCGAGAACGGCCTGCGCGACAACTTCAAGCCGGTCTTGGATTACCCGGTGATCTTCAAAGACCCGGCCAAAGGCACCGAGAGCTTCACCAACACCACGACCCTGTTCCCATTCAACCTCTTCGCCGTCGTCAATCAAGCCAAATCGGTCTCACTGCTCGACTTCAATAACCCGACTGGCCGGCTCTACGAGGTGATGCGTTACGATCCGGTGAAGACTTTCGCGCGCCTCGACGACCTCGACTTCAAGACCTTCTGCGAACGCGTCAACAAGCCGATGGTCGACACCATCATCGAGCCCTTCGCACACACCTCCTTCAATCAGTTTCATCGCTACTCGACCGCCGAGGGCATCAAGTTCTTCCATTTCTTCTTCCTCGGCAATCCCGATGGCATGGGCTACGACCAAACCATCGACGATGCCATGACCTCGGTGATCACCCCATTGACCAACGCCCTCACCGAGCTTGGTGTCCGCGTCACCACCGGGGCGGAGGTTGATCGCTTGGTCGCGCAAGATGGACGCATCAGCAAGATCATCCTCAAGCGTCCCGGTGCCATCCTCGGCGCCGAGCACAGCATCGATGCCGCCGCCATCGGCACGGATTGGACCCCGTTCTGGAACGGCCCCAACCTCTACTATGCCAAGCGCGACGCGCAGGGTGAGATCCAGGGGGTCTCCGGGCGTTGCACCCACATGGGCTGCCCGGTCGGCCTCGATGCCGCCACGGGCGGCTTCGCCTGCCCATGCCATGGCGCCAAGTACGACAGCAACGGCGTTCCCACCGTTGGGCCAACCATCGTCCCCCTGATCGAGCTCGACGCCACTCCCATACCCGACGGGCAAGTCAAGCTCAGCGCTCGCCCCGAGCAATCGAACATCGAGCTGGAGGCGGACTATGTGGTGCTGGCCTGCGATGTGCCCGGCGTCAAAGCCATCATCGCCCAGTCCGAGCTCTCAAGCCCCGAGTTGGTGAGCAGCGTTGAGCGCCTCGGCGTCGCCGATCCCTACATCGTCTGGCGACTCTGGCTCGACGGCGAATGCCCGCCGATGGCGGTTCCCTTCTATACCGTCAGCGGCTGGCGCTACACCGACTCGATCGCGATCTACTCACAAATGCAGCCCGAATCTGAAGACTGGGCGCGTCGTCATACGGGTTCGATCATCGAGCTGCATGCCTATGCGGTCGAGCCGGAGAACGTCATCGACGAGGCCGAGATCAAGCGCATCATGCGCGCTGAGCTCGACGAGCTGATCCCGGCCCTCGAGGGCGCCGAGATCGTCTACGACATCTACACGATGCAGGAGAACTTCCCGCGCTGGGCGCCTGGCGACTATGCAGGGCGCCCCGGCGTGCAGACACCCATCGACAATCTGTTCCTCGCCGGCGACTACCTGCGGCTCGAGGTGCCGGCCAACCTGATGGAGGCGGCGACCATGACCGGCCGTATGGCAGCCAATCAGGTTCTCGTCGCCGAAGGGCTGCGCGAGAATCCGATCCCGACCGTCGACCCCAAAGGACCACTCGCGCTCTAG
- a CDS encoding methyltransferase, which produces MSIFDSWLGVRNRLLASPGFQRWASAFPLTRPIARKRARELFDMVAGFVYSQILFACVRLKLFEILAEGPQSEGALAERMALPPEGAIRLLRAAVSLRLVAVCEDKRYTLGELGAAMIGNPGIAAMVEHHAMVYSDLADPVALLRGEVERTDLSSYRSYAANTDAANVDEQSIDGYAAPMSDSQFAIAGDVLDAYSLKDCKCLLDVGGGDGTFLMTAAKRWPHLKVILFDLPAVAERARARFQREGLADRATAVGGDVMRDPLPEGADIVSLIRVLHDHNDEEADAIIKAARRVLPKGGTLLVAEPMSGTSGAEPIGDAYLGFYLLAMGSGRPRTPVAIENMLRLNVFDPVRSVPTARPILTRLLAATRMA; this is translated from the coding sequence GTGTCGATCTTTGATTCCTGGTTGGGTGTACGCAACCGACTGCTCGCAAGCCCCGGTTTTCAGCGCTGGGCCTCGGCCTTCCCGTTGACCCGCCCGATCGCACGGAAACGCGCGCGCGAGCTGTTCGACATGGTCGCCGGTTTCGTTTATTCGCAAATCCTGTTCGCGTGCGTGCGCCTGAAGCTGTTCGAGATCCTTGCGGAGGGTCCGCAGAGCGAGGGCGCTTTGGCCGAGCGCATGGCACTTCCGCCCGAAGGCGCGATTCGCCTGCTGCGCGCAGCGGTCAGTCTGCGTCTGGTCGCCGTGTGCGAGGACAAGCGCTATACCCTGGGTGAGCTGGGCGCGGCCATGATCGGAAACCCCGGGATCGCCGCCATGGTCGAGCATCACGCGATGGTCTATTCGGATCTCGCCGATCCGGTTGCCTTGCTGCGCGGCGAGGTCGAGCGCACGGACTTGTCGAGCTATCGGTCCTACGCGGCCAACACCGACGCTGCAAACGTGGACGAGCAATCGATCGACGGCTACGCGGCCCCCATGTCCGACAGCCAGTTCGCGATCGCCGGCGATGTGCTCGATGCCTACTCGTTGAAAGACTGCAAATGTCTCCTGGACGTCGGCGGCGGTGACGGCACCTTCCTGATGACGGCGGCCAAGCGTTGGCCGCACTTGAAGGTCATCTTGTTTGATCTTCCGGCGGTTGCCGAGCGCGCGCGTGCCCGCTTCCAGCGCGAAGGGCTCGCGGATCGGGCCACTGCGGTCGGCGGCGACGTGATGCGCGATCCCTTGCCGGAGGGCGCGGATATCGTCTCTCTGATCCGGGTGCTGCACGATCACAACGATGAAGAGGCGGACGCGATCATCAAGGCCGCTCGGCGCGTTCTGCCAAAAGGCGGAACCCTCTTGGTCGCCGAGCCGATGTCCGGAACGTCCGGTGCCGAGCCGATCGGCGACGCCTATTTGGGGTTCTATCTGCTCGCCATGGGCAGCGGGCGACCGCGGACCCCGGTGGCGATCGAAAACATGCTGCGGCTCAACGTCTTCGATCCGGTGCGTTCGGTGCCGACCGCGCGGCCGATCCTGACGCGTTTGCTGGCCGCGACGCGCATGGCCTGA
- a CDS encoding BCD family MFS transporter, producing the protein MNRLTKYLVTLPFADAGTTELPLRRILRLSLFQISVGMAMVLLYGTLNRVMVVELGVSVWFVSLMVALPLVFAPLRALIGHRSDYHHSAFGWRRVPYIAVGSMLQYGGFAIMPYAILILSDETNNLVFVGQFFAGISFLMVGAGLHIVQTAGLALATDLAPREKRPRVVALLYSMLLLGMVGSALLFGHLLEDFSHEKLVKVVHAAALATVIMNLIAAWKQESIDLKRAVANIPRPPFRETWNAFLRGGYASRLLIVVGFGTAGFSMQEILLEPYGAQVLGLTVAQTTSLTAILAGGAFIAFALSGYVLSRGGNAYQLASAGTLVGVFAFLLVILAATVESALVFRVGTALIGFGTGLFAVGTLTAAMELAERGHVGLALGAWGAVQATAQGVAIALGGALRDLVSAMAVAGTFGPGWASPSLGYRVVYGIEILLLFAALVALIPLLLRRRRDGASSAPSKFGLDQMP; encoded by the coding sequence ATGAATCGCCTGACCAAGTATCTCGTGACCCTTCCCTTTGCCGATGCCGGGACGACCGAGCTGCCGCTGCGGCGTATCTTGCGTCTGTCGCTGTTTCAGATCTCGGTTGGCATGGCGATGGTGCTGCTGTATGGCACCTTGAACCGCGTCATGGTGGTCGAGCTTGGGGTGTCGGTCTGGTTCGTCTCTCTGATGGTGGCCTTGCCGCTGGTCTTCGCGCCGTTGCGTGCGTTGATCGGGCATCGATCGGATTACCATCATTCGGCGTTCGGCTGGCGTCGCGTGCCCTATATCGCGGTCGGCAGCATGCTGCAGTACGGCGGCTTCGCGATCATGCCGTACGCGATCCTCATCCTCTCCGATGAAACCAATAATCTGGTCTTCGTCGGACAGTTCTTTGCCGGAATCTCGTTCCTGATGGTCGGGGCAGGGCTGCACATCGTGCAGACCGCTGGACTGGCCTTGGCGACTGACTTGGCGCCGCGTGAGAAACGGCCGCGGGTGGTTGCGCTACTCTATTCGATGCTGTTGCTCGGGATGGTGGGTAGTGCGCTGCTGTTCGGTCATTTGCTCGAGGACTTCTCGCACGAGAAGCTGGTCAAGGTGGTCCATGCCGCTGCCTTGGCCACCGTCATCATGAATCTGATCGCGGCTTGGAAGCAGGAATCGATCGATCTGAAACGGGCGGTGGCCAATATTCCGCGACCACCTTTCCGTGAGACCTGGAACGCGTTTCTGCGCGGTGGTTATGCGAGTCGACTTCTGATTGTCGTTGGCTTCGGCACCGCCGGTTTCAGCATGCAGGAGATCCTGCTCGAGCCTTACGGCGCGCAGGTGCTGGGGTTGACGGTTGCGCAAACCACCTCGCTGACCGCGATCCTTGCCGGTGGCGCCTTCATCGCCTTTGCCTTGTCGGGCTATGTCCTGAGCCGCGGTGGAAACGCTTATCAGCTGGCCAGCGCGGGTACCTTGGTGGGTGTCTTCGCCTTCCTCCTTGTGATCCTTGCGGCAACCGTGGAGTCGGCCTTGGTGTTCCGGGTCGGCACCGCGCTGATCGGCTTCGGGACCGGTTTGTTTGCGGTCGGCACCCTGACCGCGGCGATGGAGCTTGCCGAGCGCGGCCACGTCGGACTGGCGCTCGGTGCCTGGGGAGCGGTTCAGGCAACGGCGCAAGGTGTGGCGATTGCTTTGGGCGGCGCGCTGCGTGATCTGGTCTCGGCAATGGCTGTCGCTGGAACCTTTGGACCCGGCTGGGCCAGCCCGTCACTCGGCTATCGTGTCGTCTACGGCATCGAGATCCTATTGCTGTTCGCCGCGTTGGTCGCCTTGATTCCGCTGCTGTTGCGTCGACGTCGGGATGGAGCGAGCAGTGCCCCCTCGAAATTCGGCTTGGATCAGATGCCTTAG